Within Sediminispirochaeta bajacaliforniensis DSM 16054, the genomic segment GGCGTTGGTGAGGCAACCTTATCTCAATATGGGGCTGTCTCTCGCGAATGTGCAATGGAGATGGCTCTTGGTGTTCTGGATGCAAGCGGGGCCGATGTGGCTTGCTCCATTACCGGCATAGCCGGGCCTTCCGGGGGAAGTGTCGAGAAACCGGTAGGCACCGTTTGGTTCGGTTTGGCTGGTAAAGAGGGCGCGGTTTCCGCCAGACAGTTCCGTTTTGGTTTTAGCCGTGATTCAGTCAGGCGACGTGCGACGGTAGCCGCCATGCTTCTGACTGAAATCTATCTTGATGGTGATGACGCTCTTGACATGTGCGGTTTCTGGCAATATAGTTAACGTATCGGATAACATCATCCCGCATCACCATTACAATCAAAGAACAAGATTTTCCGTCGAAAACGGAGCTCTTTATGCGAATCTTATATACATTCTTTATCCTCATTGACGAGAGAAGCGGAGAACTATGGACGAAATGAATGTGAATGAACCAAACGAAGAAAAAAAGCCGGAAGAAAAAAATCAAATGACGACAGTCGTTGCGAAGAGAAAGCCGAGAAGAAAAAAAGTACGGGTGGAATTGATCAAAGAATCGACAGATGTCGATAAAGATGATAACCAACAAAATACAGGCGATGAAAGTTTGATCCCTCCTGATAAAATCGGTGTCAGCAAAAACGGAGAAGAAAATGATCCCGTTATAGCAGCCCGCCCCTCCGGTCGAAGAGGCAGGGGGAGAAAGCCTGGCGATAATGGAGAGAGGGAAGAGAAACCCCGGCTTTCTATCAATGATCTCTCGCAGATGACCGTTCCCGACCTTCGTGATTTTGCCGCAAACCTTGGTATCAGTAGAGACAACCTGATCACCATGAAAAAACAGGAAATCATTTTTGCCGTTTTGAAAAGTCATACCCAAAGTGGAGGTGCCATTTCCGCTTACGGCTCTCTTGAGATCCTTCCCGACGGGTACGGCTTTCTGCGTTCCCCTCAGAATAGTTATCTGCCCGGTCCTGATGATATCTACATTTCTCCAAGCCAAATCAGGCTTTTTAATTTGAAAACAGGTGACACCGTATCCGGGCAGATCCGTCCGCCGAAAGAGGGTGAGCGGTTTTTTGCCATGCTGCGGGTAGAGGAAGTCAACTATGATGATCCAAGTGTCGCCCAGACAAGGGTTTCCTTCGATAGTCTGACTCCCCTTTATCCGGATACAAGGATCAACATGGAGACTGTTTCGGGGGATTTTTCTACCAGGATGATTAATCTTTTCTGTCCGATTGGAAAAGGGCAGAGAGGGTTGATCGTATCTCCTCCCCGAACGGGAAAGACTATTTTACTTCAAAAGATTGCCAATGCCATTACGGAGAATCACCCAGAAATATCGGTTATTGTTCTTTTAATTGATGAGCGACCCGAAGAGGTGACCGACATGCGGCGTAACGTCAAGGGAGAGGTCATTGCCTCCACCTTCGATGAACAGGCAACACGACATGTTCAGGTCGCCGAGATGGTTATTGAAAAGGCAAAGCGGCTTGTAGAGCATAAGAGGGATGTGGTTATTCTTCTTGATTCCATTACCCGCCTGGCCCGTGCCTATAACCAGACGGTCCCTACGAGCGGCAAGATCCTTTCCGGTGGTGTGGATTCCAACGCCCTTCATAAACCGAAGCGCTTTTTTGGTGCGGCGCGTAACATTGAACATGGCGGGAGCCTTACCATCGTTGCGACTGCATTGATCGAAACCGGATCGAGAATGGATGAGGTTATCTT encodes:
- the rho gene encoding transcription termination factor Rho is translated as MDEMNVNEPNEEKKPEEKNQMTTVVAKRKPRRKKVRVELIKESTDVDKDDNQQNTGDESLIPPDKIGVSKNGEENDPVIAARPSGRRGRGRKPGDNGEREEKPRLSINDLSQMTVPDLRDFAANLGISRDNLITMKKQEIIFAVLKSHTQSGGAISAYGSLEILPDGYGFLRSPQNSYLPGPDDIYISPSQIRLFNLKTGDTVSGQIRPPKEGERFFAMLRVEEVNYDDPSVAQTRVSFDSLTPLYPDTRINMETVSGDFSTRMINLFCPIGKGQRGLIVSPPRTGKTILLQKIANAITENHPEISVIVLLIDERPEEVTDMRRNVKGEVIASTFDEQATRHVQVAEMVIEKAKRLVEHKRDVVILLDSITRLARAYNQTVPTSGKILSGGVDSNALHKPKRFFGAARNIEHGGSLTIVATALIETGSRMDEVIFEEFKGTGNMEINLDRRMSDRRLFPAINIKKSGTRKEELLLTDEELNKMWVLRKVINPMDDIETTELMIDRMRKTKNNEAFLKSMNTTSGEM